From the genome of Camarhynchus parvulus chromosome 8, STF_HiC, whole genome shotgun sequence, one region includes:
- the GADD45A gene encoding growth arrest and DNA damage-inducible protein GADD45 alpha, whose translation MTLEELPGERRAAGRMEQAGDALEEVLSKALSQRSLTLGVYEAAKLLNVDPDNVVLCLLAAEEEEAGDAALQIHFTLLRAFCCENDINILRVSNPARLAELLLPAAGPDPPADLHCVLVTNPQASQWKDPALSQLMCFCRESRYLDQWVPVINLPER comes from the exons ATGActctggaggagctgcccgGGGAGCGCCGCGCCGCCGGGAG GATGGAGCAGGCGGGGGACGCGCTCGAGGAGGTGCTGAGCAAGGCGCTGAGCCAGCGGAGCCTCACCCTCGGCGTCTACGAGGCGGCCAAGCTGCTGAACGT GGACCCCGATAACGtggtgctgtgcctgctggcGGCCGAGGAGGAGGAAGCGGGCGACGCGGCGCTGCAGATCCACTTCACGCTGCTGCGGGCCTTCTGCTGCGAGAACGACATCAACATCCTGCGCGTCAGCAACCCGGCGCGCCTGgccgagctgctgctgcccgccGCGGGCCCCGACCCGCCCGCCGACCTGCACTGCGTGCTCGTCACG AACCCGCAGGCGTCGCAGTGGAAGGACCCAGCGCTGAGTCAGCTGATGTGTTTCTGCCGGGAGAGCCGGTACCTGGACCAGTGGGTGCCCGTGATCAACCTCCCGGAGCGGTGA